One window of the Shewanella cyperi genome contains the following:
- the murB gene encoding UDP-N-acetylmuramate dehydrogenase — protein MFPSVSLKSFNTFGLSQSCNRLERIQSQDQLLTVLRELKQSNAPFLVLGGGSNVVFTEDYDGTVLQMAIQGIQVYEEEECFRLEVAAGVNWHQLVCFTLENGMPGLENLALIPGTAGAAPIQNIGAYGVEFCDVCDWVEYLDIASMTKHRITAAECHFGYRDSIFKHALKDKVIICGIGIRLAKAWSPKVSYGPLSELPAKDLTPKAVFDRVVAIRRQKLPDPEVLGNAGSFFKNPIVEAAQYAELAVRFPQIVGYGMEDGRVKLAAGWLIEQAGLKGFKLGQAGVHEQQALVLVNLGSATGADICALARLVMQKVLEKFGVRLEAEPNIIGHQQLEAENE, from the coding sequence ATGTTCCCCAGCGTTTCCCTCAAATCCTTCAATACATTTGGCCTGTCGCAGTCTTGTAACAGGCTGGAACGCATCCAATCCCAGGATCAGCTATTAACAGTTTTACGTGAACTCAAGCAAAGTAACGCGCCTTTCTTGGTTCTGGGTGGTGGCAGTAATGTGGTGTTCACCGAGGACTATGACGGCACTGTGTTGCAAATGGCAATTCAAGGCATTCAGGTTTATGAAGAAGAGGAATGCTTTCGGTTGGAGGTGGCTGCAGGCGTAAATTGGCACCAACTGGTGTGTTTTACCCTGGAAAACGGTATGCCGGGGTTGGAAAATTTAGCATTGATCCCGGGTACCGCCGGTGCTGCGCCAATTCAGAATATCGGAGCCTACGGTGTTGAGTTTTGCGATGTCTGTGACTGGGTGGAATATCTGGACATAGCGTCGATGACGAAGCACAGGATAACGGCGGCCGAATGCCATTTTGGCTACCGTGATTCTATTTTCAAACATGCACTGAAAGATAAAGTGATCATCTGTGGCATTGGCATTCGTCTGGCGAAAGCCTGGTCGCCAAAGGTCTCTTATGGGCCGCTCAGCGAGTTGCCAGCTAAAGATCTCACTCCCAAAGCTGTCTTTGATCGGGTAGTCGCCATTCGGCGGCAGAAGTTGCCGGATCCCGAAGTGCTGGGCAATGCCGGTAGTTTTTTCAAAAACCCTATAGTCGAGGCAGCGCAATACGCCGAACTTGCGGTACGTTTCCCACAGATCGTCGGTTATGGCATGGAAGACGGGCGGGTCAAGTTGGCTGCAGGCTGGTTGATTGAACAAGCTGGCTTGAAGGGTTTTAAACTCGGCCAGGCCGGAGTGCACGAACAACAGGCCCTGGTTTTGGTGAATCTCGGCTCTGCAACGGGGGCTGATATTTGCGCGCTGGCGCGATTGGTGATGCAAAAGGTGCTGGAAAAGTTTGGTGTGCGGCTGGAGGCTGAGCCGAATATCATAGGACATCAACAGCTGGAGGCCGAAAATGAGTGA
- the birA gene encoding bifunctional biotin--[acetyl-CoA-carboxylase] ligase/biotin operon repressor BirA, with amino-acid sequence MSEHWQRKREILALMAAGDFVSGELLAEKLGISRSAINKHMDGLADYGVSLFSVKGKGYKLASPVSLIDPVRLKQGIGKRCFYFDETDSTNAFMLQHADELESGDLCVAEYQSSGRGRRGRSWVSPYGSHLYFSLFWSLPELSKAMGLSLVAGCALAKVLADLGVEELGLKWPNDLYFQGRKLAGILVEIKGQADGECQLVIGIGVNLAMPMSQAEKIDQPWSDLQSTERMPDKTSLTLALHSQLCRDLELFEREGLCAFQSRWSAADEFAGKPVELLMADRRIAGICRGIDEQGALLLETDAGLQSFIGGEISLRAGH; translated from the coding sequence ATGAGTGAACACTGGCAACGTAAACGCGAAATTCTGGCATTGATGGCGGCCGGTGACTTTGTTTCCGGGGAACTTTTGGCTGAAAAGTTGGGTATCAGTCGCAGCGCCATCAATAAGCATATGGATGGGCTTGCAGACTATGGGGTGTCCTTGTTCAGCGTTAAGGGAAAGGGATACAAATTAGCTTCGCCTGTGTCCCTTATCGACCCTGTCAGACTCAAGCAGGGCATAGGCAAAAGGTGCTTCTATTTCGATGAAACTGACAGCACCAATGCGTTTATGCTGCAGCATGCCGATGAGCTGGAAAGTGGCGACCTTTGCGTTGCCGAGTATCAATCCAGTGGCAGGGGAAGGCGGGGGCGCAGCTGGGTATCGCCCTATGGCAGCCACCTGTATTTTTCATTGTTCTGGTCTCTCCCTGAGTTGTCAAAGGCCATGGGTTTAAGCCTGGTGGCCGGTTGCGCTCTGGCCAAGGTGTTGGCGGACTTGGGCGTTGAGGAATTGGGGTTGAAATGGCCCAATGACCTTTATTTTCAAGGTCGCAAGTTGGCCGGCATCCTGGTGGAAATTAAGGGGCAGGCCGATGGCGAGTGCCAACTGGTGATTGGCATAGGTGTTAATCTTGCCATGCCCATGAGCCAAGCTGAGAAAATTGACCAGCCCTGGAGTGACTTACAATCGACGGAAAGGATGCCCGATAAGACATCTCTGACCCTGGCTTTGCACAGCCAATTATGCAGGGATTTAGAGCTTTTTGAACGGGAAGGTCTTTGCGCTTTCCAGAGCCGTTGGTCAGCTGCCGATGAGTTTGCCGGCAAACCGGTTGAACTGTTGATGGCCGACAGGCGCATCGCCGGGATCTGTCGCGGAATAGATGAACAAGGTGCCCTGCTGCTTGAGACGGATGCCGGCCTGCAGAGTTTTATCGGCGGTGAAATCAGTCTGAGGGCCGGGCATTGA
- the coaA gene encoding type I pantothenate kinase — MNNNQTQQALYLNFDRNQWAELRNSVPLTLNEGDLSHLRGINERISLSEVTDIYLPLSRLLNLIVGSKQQRGVILNAFLGRKPTDSPYIISIAGSVAVGKSTTARILQALLQQWPEHPKVDLLTTDGFLYPLNELKRKGLLKRKGFPESYDGRMLIEFISAVKSGKTEVKAPIYSHLSYDRIKDQHQIINKPDILILEGLNVLQTGLDAHVDIRRPFVSDFVDFSIYVDAEEDLLKQWYIERFLQFRSGAFADERSYFHHYAALSDNEAVDTAAQIWDSINGPNLRQNIQPTRERAHLILRKGQNHQMEQVLLRK; from the coding sequence ATGAATAATAACCAGACCCAGCAGGCCCTCTACTTGAACTTCGACCGCAACCAATGGGCCGAACTCAGGAACTCGGTCCCCTTGACGCTTAACGAAGGCGATCTCAGCCACCTGCGTGGTATCAATGAACGCATTTCCTTGTCAGAGGTCACGGACATCTATTTGCCCTTAAGCCGCTTGCTTAACCTTATAGTGGGTTCCAAGCAGCAGAGAGGCGTCATACTCAATGCCTTCCTTGGCCGAAAACCCACCGACAGCCCCTATATCATCAGCATCGCCGGCAGTGTTGCCGTCGGCAAGAGCACCACAGCACGCATACTGCAAGCCTTGCTGCAGCAATGGCCTGAGCATCCCAAGGTCGACCTATTGACTACCGATGGCTTTCTTTACCCTCTGAACGAGCTAAAACGAAAAGGTCTGCTCAAGCGCAAAGGTTTTCCGGAAAGCTACGATGGGCGGATGCTGATAGAATTTATCTCTGCGGTGAAATCCGGCAAGACTGAGGTCAAAGCACCGATTTATTCGCACCTCAGCTACGACCGCATCAAAGACCAGCACCAGATCATCAATAAACCGGACATACTGATCCTGGAAGGCCTTAACGTATTGCAAACCGGCTTGGATGCCCATGTGGATATCCGTCGGCCATTTGTGTCAGACTTTGTGGACTTTTCCATCTATGTGGACGCCGAAGAGGATTTACTGAAGCAATGGTATATAGAACGTTTTCTGCAATTCCGCAGCGGTGCCTTTGCCGACGAACGTTCCTACTTCCATCATTATGCGGCACTGAGTGACAACGAGGCTGTCGACACCGCCGCACAGATCTGGGACAGCATCAACGGCCCCAACCTGAGGCAAAATATCCAACCCACCCGGGAGCGGGCGCATCTGATATTGCGCAAGGGACAAAATCACCAGATGGAACAGGTGCTACTGCGTAAATAA
- the tuf gene encoding elongation factor Tu: MAKAKFERSKPHVNVGTIGHVDHGKTTLTAAISHVLAKHYGGEAKDFSQIDNAPEERERGITINTSHIEYDTPTRHYAHVDCPGHADYVKNMITGAAQMDGAILVVAATDGPMPQTREHILLSRQVGVPFIIVFMNKCDMVDDEELLELVEMEVRELLSEYDFPGDDLPVIQGSALKALEGDAAWEGKILELAEALDTYIPEPERDIDKPFLLPIEDVFSISGRGTVVTGRVERGIINVGNEVEIVGIHDTTKTTCTGVEMFRKLLDEGRAGENVGVLLRGTKRDEVERGQVLAKPGSINPHTTFESEVYVLSKEEGGRHTPFFKGYRPQFYFRTTDVTGTIELPEGVEMVMPGDNIKMVVTLICPIAMDEGLRFAIREGGRTVGAGVVAKIIK; encoded by the coding sequence ATGGCTAAAGCTAAATTTGAACGTTCCAAACCCCACGTAAACGTGGGCACCATCGGTCACGTTGACCATGGTAAAACCACTCTGACTGCTGCTATCTCCCACGTGCTGGCCAAGCACTACGGTGGTGAGGCGAAGGACTTCTCTCAAATCGACAACGCTCCAGAAGAGCGTGAGCGCGGTATTACCATCAATACCTCTCACATCGAATACGATACTCCTACTCGCCACTACGCCCACGTAGACTGCCCAGGCCACGCTGACTATGTTAAAAACATGATCACCGGTGCTGCCCAGATGGACGGCGCAATCCTGGTAGTAGCTGCGACCGACGGTCCAATGCCACAAACTCGTGAGCACATCCTGCTGTCTCGTCAGGTAGGCGTACCTTTCATCATCGTGTTCATGAACAAGTGTGACATGGTAGATGACGAAGAGCTGCTGGAACTGGTTGAGATGGAAGTTCGCGAACTGCTGTCTGAATACGACTTCCCAGGTGATGACCTGCCAGTAATCCAAGGTTCTGCTCTGAAGGCCCTGGAAGGCGACGCTGCTTGGGAAGGTAAGATCCTCGAGCTGGCCGAAGCTCTGGATACCTATATCCCTGAGCCAGAGCGTGACATCGATAAGCCATTCCTGCTGCCAATCGAAGACGTATTCTCAATCTCTGGTCGTGGTACTGTAGTAACCGGTCGTGTTGAGCGTGGTATCATCAACGTAGGTAACGAAGTTGAAATCGTGGGTATCCACGACACCACCAAGACCACCTGTACCGGTGTTGAAATGTTCCGCAAGCTGCTGGACGAAGGCCGTGCCGGTGAGAACGTAGGTGTTCTGCTGCGTGGTACCAAGCGTGATGAAGTAGAGCGTGGTCAAGTACTGGCCAAGCCTGGTTCAATCAACCCACACACTACTTTTGAATCAGAAGTATACGTTCTGTCAAAAGAAGAAGGTGGTCGTCACACTCCATTCTTCAAAGGCTACCGTCCACAGTTCTACTTCCGTACAACTGACGTGACCGGTACCATCGAACTGCCAGAAGGCGTAGAGATGGTAATGCCTGGTGACAACATCAAGATGGTTGTTACCTTGATCTGCCCAATCGCAATGGACGAAGGTCTGCGCTTCGCAATCCGTGAAGGCGGCCGTACCGTTGGTGCTGGTGTAGTAGCCAAGATCATCAAGTAA